From Paenibacillus sp. PL2-23:
CCGGCACAAAATATACAACGGAAATCCTGTTCAGCCAAGGCTCTTCGGCGAAGGAGAAGGAAAACGTCGAGACGCTGATCAACAAAGGCATCGATGTTCTGATCATCTGTCCTCATGACGGACCGGCAGCAGCCTCCGCTGTAGAAGCAGCCAAGAAGGAAGGCATCAAGGTTATCGCTTATGACCGCCTGATCACGGATACGGACGCGGTTGACTATTACGTAACCTTCGACAGCGAAGCGGTAGGCGCGGCGCAAGGCCAATACCTGATCGACAACGCGAAGGGCGCGGGCCAGCCTCTGTACCTGTATGCAGGCGCAGCCTCCGACAACAACGCATTCCTGTTCTTCAGCGGCGCATGGAAGGTGCTGCAGCCGAAGATTGCTGACGGCACGTTCGTCATCGCCAACTCCAGCGAAGCGATTGCTCTGAAAGACAAGGCGGAGCTGTCCCGCGACGAGCTGGGCAAGATCATCGGTCAGATCACAACGAACTGGGATCCGAACGAAGCGAAGAACAAGGCGCAGACACATCTTACATCCGCTTCTGCGGACATGAAGGGCGATGTCCTGATCCTGGCTCCGAATGACGGCACGGCTCGCAACATCGCGGACGTATTCGGCTCCGACAGCGCGGTATCGAGCTTCGTTGTAACGGGTCAAGACGCGGAGAAGGCTTCCATCCAATACATCATCGACGGCAAGCAATCCATGACGGTGTTCAAGGATGTTCGTACGCTGGTAACGGACGCTATGGGTATGGCTGTAGCCATCCTTGACGGCAAGACTCCAGAAACAACGGGTTCGTACAACAATGGCAAAGTCGACGTGGCGGCGAAGCAAACAGACGTCATTACGGTCAACCAAGGGAATGTGAAGGCTGAGCTGATCGATTCCGGCTACTACAAAGCGGAAGACTTCACGGGACTGAAATAAGATAAAAGCATAAGCAAGACGGATTAGTGATGGCTGGATGACTGCCGCGCTCAGCCCTCGTGACGGGGCGCGGCAGTCAACAAGAAGCTGTCACTTTCCGTTAGTTGTCACGGCTGCAAGGTTAAGGGGGCATAACGATGGGCGAATATATTTTGGAGATGAAGAGCATCACCAAGGAATTTCCGGGAGTCAAAGCGCTCACGGATGTCAGCTTCGAGGTGGGAAGGGGCGAGATTCACTGCCTCATCGGGGAGAACGGCGCTGGCAAATCCACGCTGATGAAGGTGCTGAGCGGGGTCTATCCTCACGGGACGTATACGGGAGACATCGTGTTCGAGGGCAGCGTACAGCAATTCGGCCGGATTAGCGACAGCGTGAAGGCGGGCATCGCCATTATTTATCAGGAGCTGGCGTTATTCCCGGATCTTACGGTATACGAGAATATCTATGCAGGCAATGAAGTGAAGCGCGGCGGCGTCATTGATTGGAACCAGACGATTGTTCAGGCCAATCAGATGCTGAAGAAGGTAGGACTCGACGTCAATCCAGAGATGTTGATTAAGGATCTTGGCGTAGGCAAGCAGCAGTTAGTTGAGATCGCGAAGGCGCTCAGCAAAAACGTCAAGCTGCTCATCCTCGACGAGCCAACGGCGGCGCTTAATGAGAACGACAGCGAAAATTTGCTGGAGCTGTTGCGGGAGCTGAAGAAGCAAGGCATTACGTGCATTATGATTTCCCATAAGCTGAAAGAGGTTATTTCCATTGCGGACCGGGCAACCGTCATCCGCGACGGCCGTACGATCTGCTCCCTGGACGCGTCCAAGGGCGAAATTACCGAAAACGCGATTATTAAAAATATGGTCGGCCGCGAAATCGACGACATCTATCCCAAGAGATTGAACAAGAAGTTTGGCGAAAAAATTCTGGAGCTGAACAATTGGTCCGCCTATGATCCGCAGCTGGGCCGCCATGTAGTCAAGAACGTTGATCTGCATGTCCAACAAGGCGAAATCGTCGGCATAGCCGGCTTGATGGGCTCGGGACGGACGGAGCTCGCGCTCAGCATCTTCGGCAATCCCAAGTCCTATAAATTACAGGGCGACCTGTTCGTGAACGGCATGCCCGCAAGGTTCAATCACACAAGCGACGCGATCAAGGCGGGCATCGCTTACGTGACGGAGGACCGCAAGGGGGACGGCCTG
This genomic window contains:
- a CDS encoding sugar-binding protein — translated: MKKSFKSISLLLVMMMFAAVMAACSSNGGGEVSVGIVLPTKDEPRWVQDEQRFKDALSGTKYTTEILFSQGSSAKEKENVETLINKGIDVLIICPHDGPAAASAVEAAKKEGIKVIAYDRLITDTDAVDYYVTFDSEAVGAAQGQYLIDNAKGAGQPLYLYAGAASDNNAFLFFSGAWKVLQPKIADGTFVIANSSEAIALKDKAELSRDELGKIIGQITTNWDPNEAKNKAQTHLTSASADMKGDVLILAPNDGTARNIADVFGSDSAVSSFVVTGQDAEKASIQYIIDGKQSMTVFKDVRTLVTDAMGMAVAILDGKTPETTGSYNNGKVDVAAKQTDVITVNQGNVKAELIDSGYYKAEDFTGLK
- a CDS encoding sugar ABC transporter ATP-binding protein is translated as MGEYILEMKSITKEFPGVKALTDVSFEVGRGEIHCLIGENGAGKSTLMKVLSGVYPHGTYTGDIVFEGSVQQFGRISDSVKAGIAIIYQELALFPDLTVYENIYAGNEVKRGGVIDWNQTIVQANQMLKKVGLDVNPEMLIKDLGVGKQQLVEIAKALSKNVKLLILDEPTAALNENDSENLLELLRELKKQGITCIMISHKLKEVISIADRATVIRDGRTICSLDASKGEITENAIIKNMVGREIDDIYPKRLNKKFGEKILELNNWSAYDPQLGRHVVKNVDLHVQQGEIVGIAGLMGSGRTELALSIFGNPKSYKLQGDLFVNGMPARFNHTSDAIKAGIAYVTEDRKGDGLFLTQDIKSNVVAANLKGISSRGVINENEEVIIANEYKGSMHVKAPSVEQIVGKLSGGNQQKVSIGKWLFVGPKLLILDEPTRGIDVGAKFEIYTIMNKLIREGMSIIMISSELPEVLGMSDRVYVMAEGALRGELPIEEATQENIMQLATQ